From Elaeis guineensis isolate ETL-2024a chromosome 16, EG11, whole genome shotgun sequence, a single genomic window includes:
- the LOC105059420 gene encoding metacaspase-1, whose protein sequence is MMMLIDCSSCRTPLQLPPGARSIRCAICQAITYVAEPRSIAAPPGPIYPPQGPPPPPSPAPWLPPPAAHGRKRAVICGISYRNSRHELKGCLNDAKCMRYLLINHFHFPESSILMLTEEESDPYRIPTKRNIRMALFWLVQGCQPGDSLLFHYSGHGSQQRNYSGDEVDGYDETLCPLDFETQGMIVDDEINATIVRPLPPGVKLHAIIDACHSGTVLDLPYLCRMNRSGQYVWEDHRPPSGIWKGTSGGEVISFSGCDDDQTSADTSALSRITSTGAMTYCFIKAIEQEQGHTYGSMLNSMRSTIRNTSNATSGGPVTSLLTMLLTGGSLGGGLRQEPQLTSNNMFDAYSKPFSL, encoded by the exons ATGATGATGCTGATAGACTGCTCCAGCTGCCGTACACCGCTGCAGCTGCCACCGGGGGCAAGGTCGATCCGGTGCGCCATTTGCCAGGCTATCACCTACGTGGCGGAGCCCCGGAGCATCGCCGCCCCCCCGGGTCCCATCTACCCCCCGCAAGGCCCACCCCCGCCCCCATCGCCGGCGCCGTGGCTCCCGCCGCCGGCAGCCCACGGGCGGAAGAGGGCGGTCATATGCGGGATATCGTACCGGAACTCGCGGCACGAGCTCAAGGGCTGCCTCAACGACGCCAAGTGCATGCGCTACCTTCTCATCAACCACTTCCACTTCCCCGAGTCCTCGATCCTTATGCTTACAG AAGAAGAAAGTGATCCATATAGGATTCCAACCAAACGAAATATAAGGATGGCATTGTTTTGGCTTGTACAAGGTTGTCAACCTGGAGATTCTTTACTATTCCACTACTCTGGTCATGGTTCACAGCAAAGAAACTATAGTGGGGATGAAGTTGATGGCTATGATGAGACCCTATGTCCACTGGACTTTGAAACACAAGGAATGATTGTTGATGATGAAATTAATGCAACCATAGTCAGACCACTTCCTCCTGGTGTTAAGCTTCATGCTATTATAGATGCTTGCCACAGCGGCACtgtattagatctaccatatctTTGCAGAATGAACAG GAGCGGACAATATGTATGGGAAGATCATCGCCCACCGTCTGGTATCTGGAAAGGTACAAGTGGTGGTGAAGTCATCTCCTTCAGCGGTTGCGATGATGATCAAACCTCCGCTGATACCTCG GCTCTGTCAAGGATCACCTCAACGGGTGCGATGACTTACTGTTTTATTAAAGCCATCGAGCAGGAACAAGGACACACATATGGAAGTATGCTGAATTCCATGCGATCAACCATCAGAAACACCAGTAATGCAACGAGTGGTGGTCCTGTTACATCACTCCTTACCATGCTGTTGACTGGAGGCAGTCTAGGTGGTGGGTTGCGACAG GAGCCACAACTGACTTCCAACAATATGTTTGATGCATACAGCAAGCCATTCTCTTTATGA